In the genome of Globicephala melas chromosome 3, mGloMel1.2, whole genome shotgun sequence, one region contains:
- the UQCRQ gene encoding cytochrome b-c1 complex subunit 8, translating into MGREFGHLMRMRHVITYSLSPFEQRAFPHYFSKGIPNVLRRTRACILRVAPPFVVFYLVYTWGTQEFEKSKRKNPAAYENDK; encoded by the exons ATGGGCCGCGAGTTTGGGCATCTGATGCGGATGCGGCATGTAATCACCTACAGCTTGTCGCCCTTTGAGCAGCGCGCCTTCCCGCACTACTTCAGCAAGGGCATCCCCAACGTGCTGCGCCGCACTCGGGCGTGCATCCTTCGCGTCGCGCCGC cattCGTAGTGTTTTATCTTGTCTACACATGGGGAACCCAGGAGTTTgagaaatccaagaggaagaaTCCAGCTGCCTATGAAAATGACAAATGA